The region GGGGTACCAATACCTAATACGGTAGAAAAGTTTTTTGCCCAGGTACAAGGTGCCGCCCCCGACCTGATAGCAGAAGAAAAGCAACACCTTTACCAGGTAGCATTTAAGCCCTATTTACAACCTATAAACGGATTGGAAAACTTTTTGGCAGAACTAAAGGACTCAGGCATGAAAATAGCCCTGGCTACTTCTTCCAGTATGGCCGACGTGGATTTTATATTTAACGGTATATCCATCAGGCAATACTTTGATGTGATTGTAACCGGCAATATGGTGAGCAAACCGAAACCAAACCCGCAGATATTTTTAAAAGCTGCCGAACAGCTGCATGCGCTCCCGGAAAAGTGCCTGGTGTTTGAAGATTCTACCGCGGGCCTTAAAGCTGGCCATGATGCAGGTATGAAAGTGGTTGGTATTACTACCGCGCATGCTGCAGAAAAGATAAAACAGGTGGCAAACCTGGTTATAAATGACTATGCCGGCCTTAAGCTGCAAGAGCTGGCGGTATTATTTGACGATAAATAATGAGCGATAACACATCAAAAGAACAGAACAGCATTCCAACCACCAAGGTTGAAAGAAGCGCGAAGTTTGTTAAGACCGGTTTTAAAATTGGTAGTAACTATATAAAGCATTATT is a window of Mucilaginibacter terrenus DNA encoding:
- a CDS encoding HAD family hydrolase; the encoded protein is MSENQALHYNTPSTEENLKGVAAIFDMDGTLIDNTPFHFKAWQQVFEKYGLPALTKETYQGEISGVPIPNTVEKFFAQVQGAAPDLIAEEKQHLYQVAFKPYLQPINGLENFLAELKDSGMKIALATSSSMADVDFIFNGISIRQYFDVIVTGNMVSKPKPNPQIFLKAAEQLHALPEKCLVFEDSTAGLKAGHDAGMKVVGITTAHAAEKIKQVANLVINDYAGLKLQELAVLFDDK